The Kordia sp. SMS9 genome window below encodes:
- a CDS encoding LytTR family DNA-binding domain-containing protein produces MIVEKTKKHRVLIEDTYTYLRVGSKHQGTYIDKSQIIYIKACESYAWLYLKDGSKILSSKAIGFYEQLFSDDNFSRIHRSYLINLSHVKQYEPRYRLMHLHGEHVLPVSHRKNRVIAKMTRTQETNMPFKMAV; encoded by the coding sequence ATGATTGTAGAAAAAACAAAAAAACACAGGGTTCTTATTGAAGATACATATACGTATCTGCGAGTTGGAAGTAAACACCAAGGTACATACATTGACAAATCACAGATTATTTACATAAAAGCTTGTGAAAGTTACGCATGGCTCTACTTAAAAGATGGTTCAAAAATACTCAGTAGTAAAGCTATTGGATTTTATGAGCAGTTATTTTCTGATGACAATTTCTCTCGAATTCATCGTTCGTACTTAATCAATCTTTCACATGTAAAACAGTATGAGCCACGCTATCGCTTGATGCATCTACATGGTGAACATGTACTTCCAGTAAGTCACCGCAAGAATCGTGTGATTGCTAAGATGACGCGCACTCAAGAAACCAACATGCCATTTAAGATGGCAGTATAA
- a CDS encoding DUF6443 domain-containing protein, whose amino-acid sequence MKKYIFALLLICGLGLTANAQRNCLTHYYDLDRDGYGSILFTGTETVTSQFAEHNRLVCNNDDCDDTDPEINPDSYWVVFVDGDGDGSYIVDSVENACVPTNQNAVLIGENVILENFSGLQLDCNDADGSITQAIPYYEDVDGDGFGDIGALLLSCAGTPPSGYVINAGDTCPNTFGLYNGCPDVTTVVGIDQNRNYVHTIAYQQPVYLTALTSIQERDKLEQITYFDGLGRAQMKIAIGQSPKDNRDIKTIVSYDSYGRANTQFLPYVSTQKGGGFFSPASGGTLSFTAVDKEIKYQQQFYHNKYSEDVSSFVPNNGGLTMLNNLGNIPQELLDDIPNDTPETGFLYPSYSTNVYDEIDRVTQAAAPGKDWSLEFNHTIKMQYDLNDQTVDAVKRFDVTHPVGAPEDIQFTANGLYPSETLYKTITKDENWQPGQTYPTDHTTEEFKNKSGQVVLKRTYDGSNTLDTYYIYDDFGNLTYVLPPMASIAATIDTDVLNTLCYQYKYDHRNRLIEKKIPAKGWEYIVYDTLDRPILTQDVNLRTKDKWLFTKYDALGRVVYTGKFGDKQTRGQLQSIAENYPLYESKTTTPSMVNGTSVYYTNNAYPNDGTVELYTVNYYDDYLWDTGTSYEANYNLNESTGVLTTGIEHKKPALLSPSWTNSGFTSEGSISGDGYIQYTITQTDNQRVMVGLTDETTSGNLHYNTIDYAIYTGYGTDRRVLVYKEGVQESFAATYCEIGDTFRVERAGNQILFKKNGVVFHGVTTSFTGTLVGDASFYDPDTAIENVYIGYSVMGQAFTQNVKGLATGSKVRVLDTNDWITTVSYYDEKGRGIHTSSKNDYLETTDAVSSLLDFSGKVLKTNTTHKQLSNDPVVTADEYVYDTGNRLLYQTKQINNQGKELMSKNHYDELGQLIQKQVGGSLPALSLFGDFSNITQDKEVLSKTTANNWDGGVSTTTTINGDGYLSYIVPQTNKTMIVGLSDVVGDNSYQSIKYGIYTSSIGDIHIRENGSTTWNVDSYVGGDELKIERRGTTVYYLKNNQIIFISNVIDNGMPLLGDVAMFHQDATIRDLVLVDLEKELQEVDYTYNIHGWLKGINDVNNQGDDLFSFALTYNDIADPSKQLFNGNISSTFWKTKGQDSSLKDYIYTYDPLNRIKSAVDNTANYNLDDVKYDLNGNITDLTRKGHLNAMATDFDIMDNLRYQYHGNQLLNVTDISNITSGFNDGNTNSSTDPTNANNDFVYDANGNMIVDKNKGITSISYNHLNLPMQITFDNSSSITYIYDATGIKQKKVVNDQSSETTQETQYAGNYIYKKSDAVTIPTLTFFNSEEGYVEPQFDPSKPEKIIGFNYTYQYKDHLGNIRLSYEDLDENGTIDPLTEIKEENHYYPFGLKHKGYNNVIVGRNHNYGFGGKEEQNELGLVWQDYGWRNYDASLGRWMNVDNAADEYVRWSPYSYSMNNPIYFIDPDGQRIKIGDNYYSYSKDRDYDKIENEFERDTYMALDKLYEKDALEFCLGDGCQASLVNVLEHIIEDEDVTLTITEGKKETGSRYNRRDNEIEFASRQGVLFIKDASKPVDKDNIGYNSPTSALGHEIIHSYNNKYDNENYTLRRNDTSTKGKIKSSTHGDLSFTNREEEYTSSLANQANEKLSEDKRTNYSIEYYETKNSTSIKPKK is encoded by the coding sequence ATGAAAAAATACATATTCGCCCTTTTACTTATTTGTGGTTTAGGGCTAACCGCAAACGCACAGAGGAATTGCTTAACCCACTACTATGATCTAGATCGAGATGGTTATGGAAGTATATTATTCACAGGTACAGAAACTGTGACGTCACAATTTGCAGAACACAACAGACTGGTATGTAATAATGATGATTGCGATGATACCGATCCAGAAATCAATCCTGATAGCTATTGGGTGGTATTTGTTGATGGTGATGGCGACGGATCTTACATCGTTGACAGTGTCGAAAATGCATGTGTTCCTACAAATCAAAATGCTGTTTTGATTGGAGAGAATGTAATATTAGAAAACTTCTCTGGATTACAATTGGATTGTAATGATGCCGATGGAAGTATCACACAAGCAATTCCATATTATGAAGATGTAGATGGTGATGGATTTGGAGATATAGGAGCGTTACTATTGTCATGTGCTGGAACGCCTCCAAGTGGCTATGTAATCAATGCTGGCGATACTTGTCCAAATACATTTGGCTTATACAATGGATGTCCTGATGTGACTACAGTAGTAGGAATTGATCAAAACAGAAATTATGTACATACCATTGCCTATCAACAACCTGTATACCTAACAGCACTCACGAGCATTCAAGAGCGCGATAAGTTAGAACAAATTACCTATTTTGATGGTTTGGGGCGTGCGCAAATGAAAATAGCCATTGGGCAGTCTCCTAAGGATAATAGAGATATAAAAACCATTGTTTCTTACGATAGTTATGGACGCGCCAATACACAGTTTTTACCGTATGTAAGTACGCAAAAAGGTGGAGGGTTTTTTAGTCCAGCCTCCGGAGGTACACTCTCTTTTACGGCAGTTGATAAAGAAATAAAATATCAACAACAGTTTTATCATAATAAGTATAGTGAAGATGTATCTAGTTTTGTTCCGAATAATGGTGGACTTACCATGCTAAATAATTTAGGGAATATTCCACAGGAATTACTTGACGATATTCCAAATGATACACCAGAGACAGGATTTTTATATCCATCGTACAGTACCAATGTATATGATGAGATTGACAGAGTCACCCAAGCGGCAGCTCCAGGAAAAGATTGGTCTTTAGAATTTAATCATACCATTAAAATGCAATATGATTTGAATGATCAAACGGTGGATGCTGTAAAACGTTTTGATGTAACTCATCCAGTAGGAGCTCCAGAAGATATTCAGTTTACAGCCAATGGTTTGTATCCCTCAGAAACGCTTTACAAAACAATTACCAAAGATGAAAACTGGCAACCCGGACAAACGTATCCTACAGATCACACCACAGAAGAATTTAAAAACAAATCGGGACAAGTCGTATTGAAGCGTACCTATGATGGATCAAATACTTTAGATACCTATTATATCTATGACGATTTTGGCAATCTCACCTATGTATTGCCGCCAATGGCATCGATAGCAGCAACGATTGATACCGATGTACTCAACACACTTTGTTATCAATACAAATACGATCATCGAAATAGACTCATTGAAAAGAAGATTCCTGCCAAAGGATGGGAATATATTGTCTACGATACATTAGATCGCCCCATACTTACCCAAGATGTGAATTTAAGAACCAAGGATAAGTGGTTATTTACCAAATATGATGCGCTTGGACGCGTGGTGTACACAGGAAAGTTTGGAGATAAACAAACTAGAGGTCAATTGCAAAGTATTGCAGAAAACTATCCACTATACGAATCAAAGACTACTACACCATCTATGGTCAATGGTACAAGTGTGTATTACACCAATAATGCCTATCCAAATGATGGAACTGTTGAGTTGTATACTGTAAATTACTATGACGATTATCTATGGGATACAGGAACTTCCTATGAAGCCAATTATAATCTTAATGAAAGTACAGGAGTACTTACTACGGGAATTGAACATAAAAAACCTGCGTTGCTCTCTCCTTCATGGACAAACTCAGGATTTACATCAGAAGGAAGTATTAGTGGCGATGGATATATTCAATACACCATTACTCAGACAGATAATCAGCGTGTCATGGTGGGACTTACCGATGAAACGACTTCGGGTAATTTACATTACAATACAATTGATTATGCTATTTATACAGGATATGGAACAGATAGACGTGTTTTAGTCTACAAAGAAGGTGTTCAAGAATCTTTTGCTGCTACGTATTGCGAGATTGGAGATACTTTTAGAGTAGAACGCGCGGGCAATCAAATTCTATTTAAAAAGAACGGAGTGGTTTTTCATGGAGTTACGACTAGCTTTACAGGAACGCTGGTAGGAGATGCCTCTTTTTACGATCCTGATACAGCTATTGAAAATGTGTATATCGGATATTCTGTAATGGGACAAGCCTTTACCCAAAATGTAAAAGGATTGGCTACAGGAAGCAAAGTACGTGTATTAGATACCAATGATTGGATTACGACGGTTTCTTATTATGATGAAAAAGGACGTGGAATTCATACAAGTTCTAAAAACGATTACTTGGAAACCACCGATGCGGTGAGTAGTTTGTTAGACTTTTCAGGAAAAGTGCTAAAAACAAATACAACACATAAGCAGCTAAGTAATGATCCTGTGGTAACCGCTGATGAGTATGTGTATGATACAGGGAATAGATTGCTCTATCAAACCAAACAGATCAACAATCAGGGGAAAGAACTGATGTCAAAAAATCATTATGATGAACTCGGACAACTCATTCAAAAGCAAGTCGGAGGTAGTTTACCGGCTTTAAGTCTATTTGGCGATTTTAGCAATATCACCCAAGACAAAGAAGTACTAAGTAAAACAACGGCTAATAATTGGGATGGAGGTGTATCCACAACAACTACAATTAACGGCGATGGATATCTAAGTTATATAGTTCCACAGACCAACAAAACTATGATTGTTGGGCTTTCAGACGTTGTGGGCGATAACAGCTATCAAAGCATAAAATATGGTATCTATACTTCTTCCATTGGTGATATTCATATTCGTGAAAATGGAAGTACCACTTGGAATGTAGATAGTTATGTAGGCGGAGATGAGTTAAAGATTGAGCGTAGAGGAACAACAGTGTATTATCTAAAAAACAATCAAATTATCTTTATCTCCAATGTTATAGATAACGGAATGCCATTATTAGGCGATGTAGCCATGTTTCATCAAGATGCTACCATTAGAGACTTAGTTCTTGTTGATTTAGAAAAAGAATTGCAAGAGGTAGACTACACTTATAACATTCATGGATGGCTCAAAGGGATTAATGATGTCAACAATCAAGGAGATGACCTCTTTAGTTTTGCGCTCACATACAATGATATTGCTGATCCAAGCAAGCAATTATTCAATGGAAACATTAGCAGCACATTTTGGAAGACCAAAGGACAGGATAGTTCCTTAAAAGATTATATATACACGTATGATCCGCTTAATAGAATAAAAAGCGCGGTAGACAATACAGCAAATTACAACTTGGATGATGTAAAGTATGATCTCAATGGAAACATTACCGATCTGACTCGAAAAGGACATCTCAATGCAATGGCTACCGACTTTGATATCATGGACAACCTTAGGTATCAATATCATGGAAATCAGTTGTTAAATGTAACGGATATCAGCAATATAACATCTGGGTTTAACGATGGAAATACAAACTCAAGTACAGATCCAACCAATGCAAACAATGACTTTGTGTATGATGCCAATGGAAACATGATTGTGGATAAAAACAAAGGCATTACGAGCATCAGTTACAATCATTTAAACTTACCGATGCAAATAACATTTGATAATAGCAGTAGTATTACGTACATTTACGATGCAACAGGAATAAAACAAAAGAAGGTTGTAAATGACCAGAGTTCTGAAACAACACAAGAAACACAATACGCTGGGAATTACATTTACAAAAAATCAGATGCAGTAACTATTCCTACGCTTACGTTCTTTAACAGTGAAGAAGGCTATGTAGAACCACAATTTGATCCAAGCAAACCAGAGAAGATCATAGGATTTAACTATACCTATCAGTACAAAGATCACTTAGGGAATATTCGTCTCTCGTATGAAGATTTAGATGAAAATGGAACTATTGATCCATTGACAGAAATCAAAGAAGAGAATCATTATTATCCCTTTGGTTTAAAACATAAAGGGTATAATAACGTGATTGTTGGAAGAAACCATAATTATGGTTTTGGTGGAAAAGAAGAGCAAAATGAGTTAGGACTTGTTTGGCAAGATTATGGGTGGAGAAATTATGATGCCTCTCTAGGGCGCTGGATGAATGTAGATAATGCTGCCGATGAATATGTAAGATGGTCACCATACTCATATTCTATGAATAATCCTATATATTTTATTGATCCTGATGGTCAACGAATAAAAATAGGAGATAATTATTATTCGTATAGTAAAGATAGAGACTATGACAAAATTGAAAATGAATTTGAAAGAGATACTTATATGGCATTAGACAAATTATATGAAAAAGATGCGCTCGAGTTTTGTTTAGGAGATGGCTGTCAAGCAAGTTTAGTGAATGTGCTTGAACATATAATAGAAGATGAAGATGTAACTCTTACAATAACTGAAGGAAAAAAAGAAACTGGTTCTAGATATAATAGAAGAGACAATGAAATAGAATTTGCATCTCGTCAAGGAGTTTTATTTATTAAAGATGCTTCTAAACCTGTTGATAAAGATAATATTGGATACAATTCTCCAACTTCAGCATTAGGTCATGAAATAATACATAGTTATAATAATAAATATGATAATGAAAATTATACATTAAGAAGAAATGATACTTCAACAAAGGGAAAAATTAAATCTTCAACTCATGGCGATTTAAGCTTTACTAATAGAGAAGAAGAGTATACCAGCTCCCTAGCTAATCAAGCAAATGAAAAATTAAGTGAAGATAAAAGAACTAATTATTCAATTGAGTATTATGAAACAAAAAATTCAACTTCGATAAAACCAAAGAAATGA
- a CDS encoding Rrf2 family transcriptional regulator produces the protein MLSKKTKYGLKALSYIAKKGDDAPVLISEIATEENISKKFLEAILLQLKNNGLLGSKKGKGGGYYLIKTPSEIKVASLIRILEGPIAMLPCVSLNFYEKCDDCKDEEKCGLHHIMLEVRDNMLAVLENKTLEDLTNL, from the coding sequence ATGCTTTCTAAAAAAACGAAATACGGATTAAAAGCATTAAGTTACATTGCCAAAAAAGGCGATGATGCGCCCGTGTTGATCTCTGAAATTGCTACCGAAGAGAATATTTCCAAAAAATTTCTAGAGGCAATTCTATTACAACTCAAAAACAACGGTTTATTAGGTTCTAAAAAAGGAAAAGGCGGTGGTTATTATCTCATTAAAACCCCAAGCGAGATCAAAGTTGCTTCACTCATCAGAATCTTAGAAGGACCGATTGCCATGTTGCCCTGCGTAAGTTTAAATTTCTACGAAAAATGTGATGATTGCAAAGACGAGGAAAAATGTGGATTGCATCACATTATGCTCGAAGTGCGCGACAATATGCTAGCCGTTTTGGAAAATAAAACTTTGGAAGATTTAACGAATTTGTAA
- the ctlX gene encoding citrulline utilization hydrolase CtlX yields the protein MQQITNTILMVRPVAFRMNEQTAVNNYYQETIDNLQPKTIQQKAQEEFDAYVEKLRGIGVNVVVIQDTQEPDTPDSIFPNNWISFHENGNVGIYPMFAENRRLERREDALEVLETQGFHIKNVVDYTSAEEEGVFLEGTGSMALDRVNRKAYCALSPRADEELFIEFCEDFEYSPVIFVANQTVDGKRKAIYHTNVMMCLAETFAVICLDCIDDKKERKNVEKHLKQDGKEIIRITEEQVTHFAGNMLQVKAANDEPYLVMSQSAYDSLTKDQITSIEKHCKILSSSIETIETCGGGSARCMMAEVFLPKK from the coding sequence ATGCAACAAATTACCAATACAATTTTAATGGTACGTCCCGTTGCGTTTCGAATGAACGAACAAACGGCTGTAAACAATTACTATCAAGAAACTATTGACAATTTGCAACCCAAAACCATACAACAAAAAGCACAAGAAGAATTTGATGCCTATGTAGAAAAGTTGCGAGGAATTGGCGTCAATGTCGTTGTAATTCAAGATACACAAGAACCAGATACGCCCGATTCTATATTTCCAAACAACTGGATTTCTTTTCATGAAAATGGAAATGTTGGGATCTATCCAATGTTTGCTGAAAATCGTCGCTTGGAACGTAGAGAAGATGCGCTGGAAGTGTTGGAAACACAAGGTTTTCACATTAAAAATGTAGTAGATTATACGTCCGCGGAAGAAGAAGGTGTTTTCTTAGAAGGAACCGGAAGTATGGCGCTTGATAGAGTGAACCGAAAAGCCTATTGCGCATTGTCTCCAAGAGCAGACGAAGAATTGTTTATTGAATTTTGTGAAGATTTTGAATATTCGCCAGTGATATTTGTAGCAAATCAAACCGTGGATGGAAAACGAAAAGCCATCTATCATACCAATGTGATGATGTGTTTGGCAGAAACTTTTGCTGTGATTTGTTTGGATTGCATAGATGATAAAAAAGAGCGAAAAAATGTAGAAAAACATCTTAAACAAGATGGAAAAGAAATCATCCGAATTACGGAAGAACAGGTGACACACTTTGCTGGAAACATGTTGCAAGTAAAAGCTGCCAACGACGAACCGTATTTAGTAATGAGTCAATCTGCTTATGATTCCTTAACCAAAGATCAAATAACAAGCATAGAAAAACACTGTAAAATCCTATCAAGTTCTATAGAAACTATTGAAACCTGTGGTGGCGGAAGTGCACGCTGCATGATGGCGGAGGTTTTCTTGCCGAAGAAATAA
- a CDS encoding RHS repeat domain-containing protein translates to MKEENHYYPFGLKHKGYNNAIVGRDHNYGLGDKEEQSELGLEWIDITARNYDASLGRWMNIDPLTEEMLRHSPYNYAFDNPIKFYDPNGMKPLANYEDEVDPVKKKTKRKKEVKNTGDLGVTGINSVTIISHSDGTFELQVEISVAVNEELDSGSDLDKENPRLRNEVSTHENKHFDQLSEILEQEEYRFLFGDKSFTGCLDECATEFVKYANKLETKKERDQAFSNFSRQVKFQTAAMLDRKYKNREGVEKDAIERADKDIRSKGKTPIYQNINGSKQIIKNGKVLPSGDHTN, encoded by the coding sequence ATCAAGGAAGAGAATCATTATTATCCCTTTGGATTGAAACATAAAGGGTATAATAACGCAATTGTAGGAAGAGATCATAACTATGGTTTGGGGGACAAAGAAGAGCAAAGTGAACTTGGTTTAGAATGGATTGATATTACTGCTAGAAACTATGATGCGTCTCTTGGACGATGGATGAATATTGATCCTTTAACGGAAGAAATGCTTAGGCACTCTCCTTATAATTATGCATTTGACAATCCTATTAAATTTTATGATCCAAATGGAATGAAACCTTTAGCTAATTATGAAGATGAAGTCGATCCTGTCAAAAAGAAAACAAAAAGGAAAAAAGAAGTTAAAAATACTGGAGATTTAGGAGTAACAGGAATTAATAGTGTCACAATAATTTCACATAGCGATGGAACTTTTGAATTGCAAGTTGAAATATCAGTCGCTGTAAATGAGGAATTAGATTCTGGTAGTGATTTGGATAAGGAAAATCCTAGATTAAGAAATGAAGTTAGTACTCATGAAAATAAACATTTTGATCAACTTTCAGAAATTCTCGAACAAGAGGAATATCGTTTCTTATTTGGAGATAAGTCTTTTACCGGTTGTTTAGATGAATGTGCAACTGAATTTGTAAAATATGCTAATAAATTAGAAACAAAAAAAGAAAGAGATCAGGCTTTTTCTAACTTTTCCAGACAAGTTAAATTTCAAACCGCAGCTATGTTAGATAGAAAATATAAAAATAGAGAAGGCGTTGAAAAAGACGCAATTGAAAGAGCAGATAAAGATATAAGAAGTAAAGGAAAGACTCCGATATATCAAAATATTAATGGAAGCAAACAAATTATTAAAAATGGCAAAGTTTTACCGAGTGGCGATCATACTAATTAG
- a CDS encoding dimethylarginine dimethylaminohydrolase family protein produces the protein MLALHVNDETSTLKAVILGTAESCGPIPKAEDCYDPKSKQHVLAGTYPLEKDMIPEMEAVAEVFKKYNVQVFRPKVIQDYNQIFSRDIAFVIEDKFIKSNILPDREREIEAIQHVIDQINPENVITLPEEVHVEGGDVMPWGDYIFIGTYSGEDYPDYITARTNTDAVIALQELFPNKMVKSFELRKSNTEPKENALHLDCCFQPIGINKAILHKNGFLVDEEYEWLVNFFGKENIFEITKEEMYNMNSNVFSISPTVVVSEQNFSRLNTWLEAQGFTVEKVPYAEIAKQEGLLRCSTMPLIREQ, from the coding sequence ATGTTAGCATTACACGTAAACGATGAAACTTCTACACTAAAAGCGGTGATTCTTGGAACTGCTGAAAGTTGTGGTCCTATCCCAAAAGCAGAAGATTGTTACGATCCAAAATCAAAACAACACGTATTGGCAGGAACCTATCCACTAGAAAAAGATATGATTCCTGAAATGGAAGCTGTGGCTGAGGTTTTTAAAAAATATAATGTTCAAGTATTCAGACCGAAAGTCATTCAAGACTACAATCAAATCTTTTCAAGAGATATTGCTTTTGTGATTGAAGACAAGTTTATCAAATCAAATATATTGCCAGATCGTGAACGTGAAATTGAAGCGATTCAACATGTAATTGACCAAATTAATCCTGAAAATGTAATCACTTTGCCAGAAGAAGTGCATGTGGAAGGTGGTGATGTCATGCCATGGGGCGATTATATTTTTATCGGAACCTACTCAGGTGAAGACTATCCAGATTATATAACCGCACGAACCAACACGGATGCAGTCATTGCGTTGCAAGAATTATTTCCAAACAAAATGGTAAAATCGTTCGAACTGCGTAAATCCAACACAGAACCTAAAGAAAACGCATTGCATTTAGATTGTTGTTTTCAGCCGATCGGAATCAATAAAGCAATCTTACATAAAAACGGTTTCTTAGTAGACGAAGAATACGAATGGTTGGTGAATTTCTTTGGGAAAGAAAACATCTTCGAAATTACCAAAGAAGAAATGTACAACATGAACAGCAATGTATTTTCCATATCGCCAACGGTTGTTGTTTCTGAACAAAACTTTTCACGTTTAAACACGTGGTTAGAAGCGCAAGGGTTTACAGTTGAAAAAGTGCCATATGCAGAAATTGCCAAGCAAGAAGGTTTATTGCGTTGCAGTACCATGCCATTAATTCGGGAACAGTAA